A section of the Suncus etruscus isolate mSunEtr1 chromosome X, mSunEtr1.pri.cur, whole genome shotgun sequence genome encodes:
- the LOC125999371 gene encoding LOW QUALITY PROTEIN: ubiquitin-conjugating enzyme E2 C-like (The sequence of the model RefSeq protein was modified relative to this genomic sequence to represent the inferred CDS: inserted 1 base in 1 codon): MASKNHDPTATSVAAAHKEAEPSGGAARSLVGNSLQEDLMTLMXHEDLRYKLSLEFPSGYPYNTPTVKFLTPCYYPNVDIHENIFLNIPKDKWSALYDVRTILLSIQSLLGEPNIDSPLNMHSAELWKNPPTLKKFLQETYSKQVSSQEPSQKDHLCPAPPLSSEVPCIQEI; this comes from the exons ATGGCCTCCAAAAACCACGATCCCACTGCTACCAGTGTCGCCGCTGCCCATAAAGAAGCTGAGCCCAGTGGTGGAGCTGCCCGGAGCCTCGTGGGAAACAGTCTACAGGAGGATCTGATGACCCTCA GCCATGAAGACCTGAGGTATAAGCTTTCCCTGGAGTTCCCCAGTGGCTATCCTTACAACACACCCACAGTCAAGTTCCTCACACCCTGCTACTACCCCAATGTGGACATCCATGAGAACATCTTTCTGAACATCCCGAAAGACAAGTGGTCTGCTCTCTACGATGTCAGGACCATCTTACTGTCcatccagagcctgctaggagaaccCAACATCGACAGCCCCTTGAACATGCATTCTGCAGAGCTTTGGAAAAACCCCCCGACCTTGAAGAAGTTCCTGCAGGAAACCTACTCGAAGCAGGTGTCCAGCCAAGAGCCCTCACAGAAGGACCATCTCTGCCCTGCCCCTCCTCTATCTTC agaagttCCATGTATACAAGAGATATAG